The Methanococcoides methylutens MM1 genome has a window encoding:
- a CDS encoding DUF1614 domain-containing protein codes for MLVGANIEIPVSSFKSRKPQTLERDAMILEEIYSVPLVKDVSSSMKLAFNTVVTLNLGGFIIPFIMMLFLIVFQPDFVGLEIMLIMIVAATLLSDFVNGIGVVMPDYIGLIAVPFALIFAPENAAAVTFVAGIGGILLGNLTGLLMVDRENNGSAFINLGGVGSFKAIYVTTVVATLISWFM; via the coding sequence ATGCTTGTTGGCGCTAACATTGAGATACCTGTAAGCTCTTTCAAGTCAAGGAAACCACAAACCCTTGAGAGGGATGCAATGATACTGGAAGAGATATATTCCGTGCCTCTTGTAAAGGACGTCTCATCCAGCATGAAACTGGCATTCAATACAGTTGTAACCCTCAACCTTGGCGGGTTCATAATTCCTTTTATTATGATGCTGTTCCTCATCGTATTCCAACCTGATTTCGTCGGACTTGAGATCATGCTGATCATGATTGTAGCTGCAACGCTACTCTCAGATTTTGTCAATGGTATCGGCGTGGTCATGCCTGATTACATAGGACTGATAGCAGTTCCCTTCGCATTAATATTCGCACCTGAGAACGCTGCGGCTGTGACCTTCGTAGCCGGTATTGGAGGAATCCTTCTAGGAAACCTCACAGGTCTCCTTATGGTGGACAGGGAAAATAATGGAAGTGCTTTCATCAACCTTGGCGGGGTTGGAAGCTTTAAGGCAATTTATGTAACAACCGTTGTTGCAACTTTAATATCCTGGTTCATGTGA
- a CDS encoding ATPase domain-containing protein codes for MARNKFPVHTTLSSDAVKILERYEKELGAKNLVLEKALMSLDSSKFKSKIDTNNIDKAIKRINTGVAGLDDMLEGGVPEGFSVVVTGPPGTGKTTLCMQFLMEGVRNDEKCLFFSFEERIQQLIQHFMRFGWDIGKHIDDGYLEIFGMSPLSFEEIGEIIDAYKPKRIVFDSLNMVTDPSEFRKSLSWRTLHKQLKAKNITSFLITEKEHGIETKSYDTYDFLGDGIIFLDQIQANEVEPNLTPVMAVRKMRATRVDTSPQPFRFTDKGISKYRTVNLTASKLQERMNMHHSASSHEPGY; via the coding sequence CTTGGAGCCAAGAACCTTGTACTTGAAAAGGCGCTGATGTCCCTTGACAGTAGCAAGTTCAAATCCAAGATCGATACGAACAATATAGACAAAGCTATTAAAAGGATCAATACCGGTGTAGCAGGTCTTGACGACATGCTCGAAGGCGGGGTTCCCGAGGGATTCTCTGTTGTAGTCACCGGTCCGCCGGGAACAGGTAAGACCACGCTTTGCATGCAGTTCCTGATGGAAGGTGTCAGGAACGATGAGAAATGCCTCTTTTTCTCCTTTGAAGAAAGGATACAGCAACTGATACAGCATTTCATGCGTTTTGGCTGGGATATCGGCAAACACATTGATGATGGCTACCTTGAGATATTTGGGATGTCACCACTGTCATTTGAAGAGATCGGCGAGATCATTGATGCATACAAGCCAAAGAGGATCGTTTTTGATTCCCTGAACATGGTTACCGATCCGTCAGAGTTCAGGAAATCCCTGTCGTGGCGTACATTGCATAAGCAGCTTAAGGCAAAGAACATCACTTCATTCCTTATTACTGAAAAAGAGCATGGTATTGAGACAAAGTCATATGATACATATGATTTCCTGGGTGATGGTATTATCTTCCTTGACCAGATTCAGGCAAATGAGGTGGAGCCAAACCTTACACCTGTGATGGCTGTCCGGAAGATGAGAGCTACACGCGTGGATACTTCGCCACAGCCTTTCAGATTCACTGACAAGGGTATTTCAAAGTACAGGACGGTAAACCTGACAGCCAGCAAACTTCAGGAAAGAATGAACATGCACCATAGTGCATCTTCACATGAACCAGGATATTAA